One window of the Candidatus Zixiibacteriota bacterium genome contains the following:
- a CDS encoding flagellar hook capping FlgD N-terminal domain-containing protein, protein MSVQAVGNSHVSGGPGSALPSKTVTQEDFLKLLIAQLQNQDPLQPMDNQEFAAQLATFNSLGQLIEINGKLGALQDALGFSNRFNAAALVGKEISAAGSQVGLVEGRPAEVGYRLEANAARVVVDVYDTAGKLLRQIEAGAQAAGDRALVWDGKNAAGAVQPPGPYFFEVSAFDASGKSVPVSGRIRGAVTGVRLDGAEPVLEIGAVQVPLSSVVAIGPQAAAAAAAFSRRMP, encoded by the coding sequence ATGTCCGTACAAGCCGTCGGTAACAGCCATGTTTCGGGCGGCCCGGGTTCCGCCCTGCCCAGCAAGACGGTCACGCAGGAGGATTTCCTGAAGCTGCTCATCGCGCAACTGCAAAATCAGGATCCGCTGCAGCCGATGGACAATCAGGAGTTCGCCGCTCAGCTTGCCACGTTCAACAGCCTCGGACAGTTGATCGAGATCAACGGGAAGCTCGGCGCCCTGCAGGACGCGCTCGGCTTTTCCAACCGGTTCAACGCCGCCGCACTGGTCGGCAAAGAGATCTCCGCCGCCGGCAGCCAGGTCGGCCTGGTCGAAGGAAGGCCGGCGGAAGTGGGCTATCGGCTCGAGGCGAACGCCGCGCGGGTCGTGGTCGATGTCTACGATACGGCGGGAAAGCTGCTGCGCCAAATCGAAGCCGGCGCTCAGGCCGCCGGAGACCGTGCCCTCGTCTGGGACGGCAAGAACGCGGCGGGCGCCGTGCAGCCGCCGGGTCCTTATTTCTTCGAGGTCAGCGCGTTCGACGCCTCCGGGAAGAGCGTTCCGGTTTCCGGCCGGATTCGCGGAGCGGTGACCGGCGTTCGCCTCGACGGCGCCGAGCCGGTCCTCGAGATCGGCGCGGTGCAGGTGCCGCTCAGTTCCGTCGTCGCCATCGGGCCGCAGGCCG